Within the Mastacembelus armatus chromosome 10, fMasArm1.2, whole genome shotgun sequence genome, the region ACAGTCTCCGGCCTCTACTGGCACTTGTGAGCTCTGAAAACAGAActtttaaaactgttgtttttttgttttgttttgttttttttccttcatcagGGATTGTGACTAGTCATGGCTGATGAGGGATATGTAGTACGCATTAGGGGTCTCCCTTGGTCCTGTTCAGTGGATGAAGTACAGAGGTTTTTCTCAGGtatgtatttatctattttttcatttagtGAAATATTTGAAGAACTAAATTAATCAAAATTGACTTGATAACAAATTTAAATGCAGATTGTAAAATTGTCAACAACGGAAGTGGCATCCACTTCACCTACACAAGAGAGGGGCGTCCTAGTGGGGAGGCATTCGTTGAGCTGGAAACAGAGGAAGACCTGAAGATTGCAGTAAAGAAGGACAGAGAAACCATGGGTCACAGATATGTGGAAGGTACACACAAGTTCTTGTAGATAATTACTCCTTTGTGATCAGCACCATAATTGGAAACCGTGATAGCtaaattttttttgtgtcttgtgATGTAGTGTTTAAATCCAACAACGTCGAGATGGACTGGGTCATGAAGCACACAGGTCCAAACTGTCCAGAGACAGCAGGAGATGGGCTAGTCCGGCTCCGGGGCCTTCCCTTTGGCTGCAGCAAAGAGGAGATAGTACAGTTTTTCTCAGGTAAGAATAGATCTTACACAGGGGTTAATTGTAAACTCCTTAGATTAATGTTGGTAATTGaaactttttttcctcccatcttccttttcttgtttcttttctcttatgCACACTGACTTATTTTTGtatctgattttaaaaaggtgtcAGTATGCCATTGGAACAAGATCATTTCTGAATATTGTTATGAATTAGAAGGAGCAAAATGATTTAGGTTCTTGAATTGATGATCAATGAGAAAATGACGCTGGAAAAGGAAGCTCGTCAAAATTTGAAGGCCTGATGTTTTTCAAGGGCAGAAACCTGTGATGTAATACCCTTTCTCATCTTTGCCCGTCATTATCCATCTTGAGCACAcgttcatttttaattttttttttgcctgtaaTTAGGTCTGATCTTGTAAAACAGTCTcatgagatttgtttttatctatCCCTAATGTTAATTTACTAATGGGTCCCACTCATCGATATGACAGTTCTTAGCCCagtatcattttctttttttccccatttccacACACAAGtcttaaaaatgcattttctgtcACGTACAGTCTGTCAAATGTTAGATTTTAGTAACGGGCAAACAGTAATTTAAGTCATGTCACCCTCCAGGATCTTGTCCTCTCTTCATCAACATACCAATACTAGCCTGATGTCCCACGCAGTGCCCTTCTCCATatcctccctctttcctctcatttctattttatccccaaatacagtaaatgtaactAATTTAAATGGCCAGTCACTGGTTAAAAACTAAACTGGTATGTGTGATGATGTATAGAGTTTTCCATAAGTTTTCTATCTCTTTAGAGAAAGTTCTCTCTGTGATTGGGCATGTGATTTAATATGTCCCCTGCTGGGGTTATCTGTCCTTGGGTTGAAGGGTTGGAAATCGTGCCAAATGGGATAACATTGCCGGTGGACATCCAGGGGAGGAGTACGGGGGAGGCCTTCGTGCAGTTTGCTTCACAGGATATAGCTGAAAAGGCTCTAAAGAAACACAAGGAAAGAATAGGGCACAGGTGGGgatggttggttggttggttggctGGATAAGTTGCTTTTCTTATGGTGTGCACCTTTAACATCTGAACCAAATGCAAACCTGACACTACATTAATCTTGGTTAATTTAAGCACATGTGTAATATCTACCACATACATGTACACTAATTGCCATGTTAGTTCCAGCAATGCCACACAATCACGATGTTCAGTGGGAAGATTAGTGCTTAGGCACCATTCAAAAACATGAGACAAATCCTGAATTAGAGCACATGATTAATTTGCAAAATAAATGGTGTCTTAGCACTAAACATGAGTCCAGGTTGATAAATGGTAAGGAATCTCTAGTGGTAAAATCAGAGGGCCACTGTACACAAGGATTTGGAGCCCACTGTTACAGGTAATGCTTAGAGTGGGCTGCAGAAGGGCTGGGGCCCTCTCTGTCCCTCTATTACCAGGACAATGGCTGTCATTGCAAGGACACAGGACGCTCTATACAACATATTGAACCAGATCTGTAAATCACTTCAGGTAACCATAAGAAAAGTGTGAAAATCATTCAGGCCCTTTTCAATTTGGTTAGCTTACTGTTATCACCTCAGTTAAGTTATTCTTTTAATCTGCTTTAACAACTAGAATTAAGTGTTGAAAGATATTACTACGTATGGACTACACCATGACAGCATCTGCATAGAGCAGTTTTGTCAGTAATGAGCAAATGCAGCCTTGATCCATTTCTCCTGCCCTCACTGTGGCATTTCTATGCTCTTAGGTACATTGAAATCTTCAAGAGTAGCCGCGCTGAGGTGCGGACCCATTACGAGCCCCAGCGGAAACCCATGGGCATGCAGAGACCTGGCCCTTATGACCGGCCCTCCGGTGGTCGCGGATACAACATGATGGGCCGAGGGGGATCTTATGACAGAATGCGTCGCGGAGGCTATGGAGGAGGTGTGTATCATGTGGGCCGAAGGGCAACTGAAATGTCTTAAATAATTTGACTTCTATGCTACATAAGAAAGTAAGATTCAATGCAAGACCTTGTGGTGATCTTCATGATATATGCTCAGGTGTATCGGATGGCCGGTATGGAGATGGCGGCTCTTCCTTCCAGAGTACAACAGGCCACTGTGTCCACATGAGGGGTCTGCCATACAGAGCCACGGAGACAGACATCTACAATGTAAGTTGTATGAACAACTGCAAAGCATCAGTGAAATGACTGGACTGAATTTTATTTGGAGCATATTGCAGACATTTGGGTTGTATTTTGAACACGTCTCTCCTTCGTTTCAATTCTGTAGTTCTTCTCACCATTGAATCCAGTGCGAGTCCATATTGAGATTGGCCCAGACGGCAGGGTAACCGGGGAGGCAGATGTAGAGTTTGCAACACACGAGGATGCTGTGGCTGCTATGTCCAAGGACAAAGCTAACATGCGtgagttcaaaataaataaatctatcaCTTGTGACCGGTGtataaatgttaataataatgtttatggtttccctctctgctccccAGAGCACCGCTACGTGGAGCTGTTCTTAAACTCAACAGCTGGTGGTAGTAACGGAGCCTACGGCAGCCAGATGATGGGTGGCATGGGTGAGTGTAAGGCTTGGTGGTTTTGAGACTAGACTagttagcattaaaatgtcctTGAGACAAGCAGTGGCATTGTAACAACATGCAGCTACACAAAATATAATGTAACATCTTCACAAAGTTTTGTGCTACTTTAATTTCCTCTTCAAGCTGATGTGATTTGTTCTCTCTACAGGGAACCAGTCATCTTACAGTGGTGGCCAGCTGAGCTCAGGGTACTCTGGTGGGTACAGCAGCCAAGGAAACATGGGCGGCTACAGTGACTATAGTGAGTGTCAGCTCTGTTACAATAAGTTTCTTCTACAGCCATCCTAATCTACACCTTTTGCCGCTCTCAATATGATTCATAAACTAGGGCAGTAATTTGCAACACACATCTCCTTTTCCCTGCGCATGACTCCTTGAAGAACTCCTTGGTCCTATAGTAtgtattctctctctcttgttagGTAACCAGGGCGGAATGGGAAGCAGTTACTATGGcagcggaggaggaggaagcagaggctcTATGAATGGACTTGGCGGTGGATGGggaatgtagattttttttttttttcgtattaattttttttttttttttgttgtatttttaagtCAGCATATTTTGCTGGAAGGACTGGAAACATAAACCTCACCACTAAAGACATGGCAGGGTCAGGTGAGGTTGTTTCTAAATTAGCAAGGGGGTAgggtttgtattttatttttttttttttagtgtatgATCTTCAGAAACAAGTGAGATCATCTGGTGTCACAATATGTCAGACGTGCTGTTCGTCTTCCCCGTTCCTCACCAATTTGACACAAGACAGAAACTGCTTTAAATTTTCATCAGGacatgtgctgtttttgttactATTCTCCAAACACCTGGCTGTTTCTCAAGGTTAGCTCATCCTGTGCTGGTGGGTTTAACACAAGTTTCAATGTCTGAGtgcatgaacaaaacaaaaaaaaaaagcgtgtCTGGTATTTGATGTTTAGACCCTGTTTCATCTTCTGTGTAGTGGGTAGccttttttatttccagtttaAAACCTGAATTTGAGACTTCATGTCATCAGAGCATGTTTTGTTAAGGTGTGACTGTTGATAGcgcagttttgtttttttgcttttttggaTGAGGGCTATGTCAAGGGCAAGTGAATTTCAAATCTACTGACATGAAAGTTTCTACAGCTTCAAATGCTATTTGTATTTTCCGTGcacaaaatgaataaactaGACTGGAATATCTAATTGAAACAATGTTGTAAAAAATGAGGCTTTATTCACTTACCAAATATctagatttaaaaagaaaaacgtcTGGTCACCATTTTCTAATTAATGACGAAAATGGCTTTGTAGCTGTTAACACGATCCACAAAACCCTGATGATACATTCTAAAAGAGTTGGACTTATAACATTCCACAGTCATTTACAGAATTTTGCATGTATCCAGCAGTGGGCCTGTAGGGGTAAAATTAGTTTCTGAATGGCTGCATGACAAGTTGCACACATGGTCCTCAACAAAAGCTGGAGACCTGGACATGCCCTACACCCATGGTCTGAATTAGAAAAACTACATATATTAAAAAGTGAGTATCAAACTGCTGATACTCCAGCAGTGATCATATAAATATGCAAAACTATATCATCATCTGAGCAAAGTCAATCCTCTAACAGTCTGCATAAAATATATAAGCTCATCCCATTGGTGGTAATAGTGGTTCCTTATTTAATACAGAAATGTTAATGAATTTCAGGtaacaattaataaaaaaaatgatagaTGAGCATGTACAGTGTTTGAAAGCTGCTGTCGAACCATTTAAGCTTGTAGATGTTTTGTCAGGAACCTGTGGAGGAGCTTCGCTGCAGCAGGAGGGAGTGGCACACGTCGCACACCCGAACAGGCCGAGGGTAAGAAGGTAAGGCCAGCTCGTTGCTGGAGCAACTGTTGCAATAGATGTCTCCACAGTTTCTGCAGTGGTGCTgcaacacacaaatatacactgcttattgaaatgaatggagcatACTGCAGAAGTGTGCAAGGTAAATGCGGAGACAAAAAAAAGCGTGCCTTTCTGCGTGAGATGGAGAACTCTTTCTGGCATTGCTTGCACTGAGTGGCTTCATCGTCTTTAAGCCAGGCGTGTCCCTGATGggagcagcaaacagaaaataaggCTTCTCtgatttttccacatttttacaGCATCCATTCTCAAGTCAGTCACATTTTACCTTCAGGGCTTTGTTGACCTCTTTGAAGTCCTCCATCTTAAGTTTAGACCTTAGACAAAATTAAagttcatataaaaaaaaccccTCATAACAACAAATGACAGGGACTAGtagaaaaaaaggcaaaacactGACTGGCTGAGATGCAGTCCCATCTCCTGTAGTGCCTGTTCCTGCTGTTCACACGTCTGTTGCAGCTGCTTCTTCTCCTGCTTCAAATTCTGCAGCTCCTGCCCCAGtaattgacattttaaaaaagcaccaTAAGCTCACATTACTGTACAGGGTTAGTATTTGTGCAATTCAGATAAATGCAAaactacaaaagaaaaaaaaaaaaaaaaagatatgaaatGTTTTGCTCAGGCTGTTGCACCAATGGAGCTACTACAGTATATATGAGTTAAGATGAACATGGCAGCTGTGATAAAATAACTTCTATGCCTCATAGTtattttgtggctttttgtAAATCAGAATGGACCATATACAACGATGAAGAAACGAACAATAAAATACTAATGAAGATGTGAAACTTAGCTACATCTAGAGCTGGGTGACCTAACCCCAGACATGCAGCACTGACCGTGTGCAGGCCCTGCAATTGTTGCAATTGTGTGCGGAGCTCAGTGCTGTTGTCCTGCTCCCTCTGGAGAGCTTTCTGTAGGTTTTGTCTCTGTTCCCTCTCAGCACGCAGCTCAGTCTCCAAACCCTGCCTGTGCTCAGAGAGGACAAAGTGTTACTCAGATTCAGCAATGTGTGTGTAAGGCTGCATATTCAAAAGGCTTTATAAAATTTCACCTTATTAGATGAAGAACTGCCTTTCTGCACCACAAATGGCTCATGAACTAAATTAGTGCAGTGTTATAAATCTAATCTGCAGACTGGCTTTTATGGTAACTTCTTTTTATATTTGCCCTTTATCAACTTTTTTAtagtcatttttgttgttgtcgtCACATTATAGTTATAGTCTCAACCTTAGTGTGTCCAGATCAGTCAGTTGTTTCTGCAAAGCATCCACTTTTCCTTCCAATTCCAACCTCATGTCCTCGTCTGACCGGTCACTCCGTTTGCGCTCTCGCTCTGAGTTCTGTAGTCTGTTACACAGAAACCACCAAGAAGGATATTTATATAAAAGCATATTAGTTAAACACACATCAACTCACACATGCGCAAAGACATACCTCTGCTCTAGTTCCATCATGGCTTTCTCCATTTCATTCATCTTCTGCTCGAGCTGCACAGCCTGCGcctgctttttttctgcttctcttttcgAGTCCTAAAGAGCCAAAGTGATACAAACATGTGTCCAGTCTGACTGATCATGGAAGTGACAGGGCAGAATCGTGTGTTTACCTGAGCTTTGTGGAACATTTGCACGTTTAGAGTCTTCACTTGGTCAAGCTGGAGCCGCAGGGCTGCCAGCGTGTCCTGTTTCTCATGTGTGTCTTTCTCCAACAGCTTCATGGCCACTTCCATCTCCTGCTTTAACCCCACCTGCAGCTCCAACTCGCGCTCCAGCTCCTAAACATCATGCAATGCAAGCGCACAAATTTCAGTTCTGGATTCTAATCAGAACATCAAACACTAGACATAATGAAACCTCTACAAATAAGACTGTCTAATTATGCACTGACAATGAAATCTGAAGACTAAAAATTGTACATCCTACATCCTGTTGATACCTGGCGAATATGTTTTTCCTCCTTGTACTGCTTCCACACCACATTGTACATCTCATCAAGGCCTTGTCGAGTCTGTTTGTACGTCTCCAGCTCCACCTGGCTGTCCTGAAGTGCTGCCTGAAAAAAATACCACAAACCAACCGaacagtttgtgtctttttcaAATATGAAGCAGTTTACTTGCTTTTAGAGTTGGATGTGCTCTGACCTCTTCCTTCTTTTGGCTGGACTGCAAAATTGACTCATTCTCCTTTCTTAGATGTTCCTGTTCCTCCCGCAGAGAGTTAATTCTGTCAGTCGCCGCTGTGAGCTgaggaacagaaaaacacatgctTGTAACACGCCCAGTGCACACTGATGCTGCATTTGCAACAACCACACAACTGTTTCCACACAGTTCCTCTGACCTCCTCTACAAGTTTGCTGTTGGTCTTCTCCAGAGAGTCCATCTTAGCCTGCAGGTCACTGACGGTGCCACTTAAGTGACGATTTAACTCCTCGATGTAGTGTTTCTGATCTAATATGGCTGTCATCTTGGTGTCACTACAAGAAAACGAAAATCAGTTGAAGGGTGATGGGTGCCAGGGCCTTAATTCAAACTGTAGAAattgttgaaaataaaatgaaaagcagtgCAGGTAAGAAAAccaaaatatctgaaaacaagAACTCACTCTTTTGGAGTCTCAGCGTTGGCTGGGTCTTTCAGGTAAAGAGAGAAGTCAATGACTCCAACCTAAATGGGAAAGGTAGGACCACTGGCTGTGTATCTTAAAGAACTAAATTGCCAAGGAGTGGACAAGGTGTGTAATCGCAGAAACATGTAAGCCCACAAAATCTGTCTGCACTCACCTGAGAATCAAGATCCTCCCCTTTAATACAGAGGTTGGCATCAATAACGTTAAGGCCCACCAGCAGCCCCCCCATCACCGCCCCCTCCTCTTCTAACATCAATGCTCCAGAGTCATAAAACTCACTGGGAGATTGATAAAgagatgagaaaacaaacataaaatgtggAAAACGAATGGTTACCTGACATGTACGAAATGCCTTGTGCTGAATCCACAGAACTCACAATCCTAACTAACCTCAGGAGATCCTTGCGATCCAGCACAGCCTTCATATAGTCGGCAACTTTCTTCTGCATGAGTGCCAAGTGCAGCCAAGCCCTTGCTCTCCCCAAACTGGTCctaaaatagaataaaagaaaatttaacACCCAGTcataaaactaaaattactCATACTTTGCATTGTAGGCCGAGTGTGAAATGGTGCATAACAGCATACTTAATGCCAGGCAGGTCTCTAGCACTTGTGGCAATGTTAACAGACTCTGGACACAACTTCTCAACTAGTTCCAGAGGTCCCCATATGGACTTGTTCAGACCAATGAAAGATTTcttggctgaaaaaaaaaaaaacaacaaacaaaacaaaaccaacacatGACAATGAATACTCTAATTCTGACTTGGAATTGAAGTTCATTATGTTCAAAGAGTCAGTTTCTTGCATTGTCCTACATTTCAGCCCATGTTTGAGGCAGTGCTCCAGGACaacaaaaaactgctgcagGGGAGGGAACTCAGAGTCCAGTGTCCTGCCCAGGCTCAAGGAGGACTGGATTAAAACTTTGATGCTCAGCTTCAACATGCTGAGGAGGTTGGACCTTTCTATTGCCATGGGGTCCTTGGCGGGCACCACTGTAAAGTAtgcaatgtaaaaacaaaatgagatcAGTCGAACAGATGTAGGCTTCGTAGAGACATCATGCAAGCTTGtcttcaaatacacaaaaaaacaccacagcacGGTGGAGGCAAAGACAGATCTGCACAGTAACCAACGCCTCTTTGTAAAAGTTAGCTCATGAAGTAATGTGTCCTGACAGCTGACAACAACACAGACTCAAGAGGAAGTGAATGATATGGACCATGGCTGCACTGTTTCAAAACTTCCATACAAAGTGCGAGTTTCAGGGTCAAAGTTTAACAGCCTACCTGGAAGCTCTTTAGCGGTGTTGTTGAGTTCATTTTCGGGCTCCTTCTCCGTCGGGGAGCTGACAGCGGAGCCCTGTGAGGGCTTTCTCTGGGCAGCAGCATAGCTCACCCCGCTGCTAATCGTCTCCGTGGCCTTCCGAGCCAGAGACACGATGGGAGCCGACCAGCTGTTCTCTGCCGCCGTCGGAGCAGACTTCTCTGTCCGGCCACCCCCAACACTGTCTCCGGACTCGCCGTCGGTCGCAGCTCCTGAAACTTTAGGTAACTGTTGTTTAGCTTCGCCAtctccaacagctgtgtttaCTTCCCCTGCCTCGTCGGCCATGTTTGtcacccctcccctctcccccaGTTTTCACGTGACCAAACCACGCGCTTTTTCACCCCCTTCTTCTTCgccttcttcttctacttcttcttcgTCTTCTCCTTCTCTGCATCACCACCTACTGGACCGGGGAGTGGAAAAAACACAGCGACACAAAGTAAAATACAATCAGGTGAATTAATAATTAATCCAATGACTACATACTTTCCATGAAGTTACGTTTTCTAATGTCATTTTGTTATATTCTCCCCTTCATCTCTGCATTTGTTTGAGCTTTGTTACCGTTTGAAAAGAGATTGGAACAGATAGGGCTGCACATGGATTTCATAAtcagatgattaaaaaaaaaacacaaaacttacAGACCAGACGACATATGACATTTTCTGTAGTGTTGTATAATGTACACTGGTAGTCCTCTCCGAGTAAAGTCTGAGCAAGCATGTTGCATATCCCAGTTTTACCACCTGGTGGCGTAGACAAGCTGTGCACCAACCTCTTACAAAGTATTTTTATAATTCCCAGGCTTTGAGAAAGTCATCAGTCCAATTTATACCATGCACTTATCTTTTCACGTGCTGTTGGTTCTGTTAGTCTCCTATTTTTCTACTTCACTGTTATTGTACTTTCAATTTGTTCGAGGGTTACTTTACTGGGCCATTGCACTCTCTACCTGAAGCAATTGGAATAAATTGCAACACTAAAACCCAAAAGCCATGAGATGAGGgaattatgttattattatattaacaACACGCATATTTTACAGCACTGGGAACCATTTTTGTTCAACTTTTATCTGGCTTTTTGTATTTCACTTTCCTATCTAACTAGTTTACGTTTGTCAttactatctatctatctatctatctgtctatctgtctatctgtctgtctgtctgtctgtctgtctgtctgtctgtctatctgtctgtctgtctgtctgtctgtctgtctgtctgtctgtctgtctgtctatctatctatctatctatctatctatctatctgtctgtctgtctgtctatcacTGCTTCATTGATATAGCCTATATGTTTACAAACTGTGGATAACTTGACTACAGTAGTGTAAAATGTCAATACTCCAGTAAAGTACCTCCAATTTGTCCTTAAGTACAGTGACcccttgagtaaatgtacttacgTAGTGTGTTAGTAAATCAGCATGTAAACCAAATATTAAATGCATTTCCCACCTTTTAGgcatcagaaataaaaatctgccTAATAATTTGAGCTGATAAGAACAAGGTGAACAGGTGTGCTAAATCTTTATGAAGAAGATGTGACAGAGTCGTCTTAATGAGTAAACCCAGCAATGAATGTGGAGAAAAtcctaaaataaatgtaaagtcaaattaattaaattaacagaaaattatgtttgcatgttgtcaCACATTTTGGCGCAGCTGCAGTTCAGAAGCGCACCGAGCGGACCGCTTGTGGGCGTGTTGACGACGGGCTATAAATACAGCGGTGCCTCTGTCCGGACGCTCTTTCCACCGCTGCTCTCAGGCTGAAACGGCACAGACACATCAGCCCTCCGAAGTAACGCGAAGAGGTCTCAGCAGGAAATTCATTTATCcaatatcacagaaaaaaaagaaaaaaaaacaaattggaGGAGGAACATTTAGAACCGGAATAAGTGGAAGGAAATACAACTTGTAACTCGtcatattaaaaagaaaaatccgGAAAATCCCTGGAAGTTTTGACATCATGAGGATTTTTAGggttgtgctgctgctggttcacGCCTTGGGTAAGATTCATGTGCCCCCTCGCCAAGATCTCaagtgtgtttctctctgttggCCGGGACTGTTTGGCATTTTGCTTTATGCGCGCACCTCCGTGACACCGTCGCTCCTTGGTTGTTAGCGTGACTCTTTCAAGCGTGTCTTGTAAACTTCATAACTTTTAAGGGAACGGTTTTCATGATGCCAGGCTATTAGAGCGCTAATGGGGTCATCTCTCTATTTTAGAGCATGCTTTATGTAACTGGATACACTTATTTTTATCCCATATTCTTGCCTGACATTAGCTAACTGTCCatgcattttgtgtgtctgtgtgtgcgcgcatgtgtgaAAAGACAGAGGAGCTATGTGCCAACTTTCATTTGCACCCTCGCAACATTTCTCTTTCGATGCATGCAAATCtaaactgtgtgtgttcctgcGCAAGACCTGACCATCCTCTGCATCTGAGCCTGTGTATTTCCTAACAGAGAAATCAGGGTGTTTGCACTAAACTCCTCCAAAATCCCACTGGGAGCTTCCATGTGTGCAACATGTTTCAACTTGTCCACAGAGGTCCACCCACCTTGGCACAGTATTCTGTGTTCACTGATTGTCCCCTAGTGCCAGAGTTTCTTAGGTGTTTTGGAGGTCTGCTCTGTTAAAGACTGTGTCGAACCAAACTTAAAAGCAGTTTGTTATGTTTCAAACCCTCCTGTTCTCTCCTCCAGTGGTGTCCAGACTGGCCAGTGGTGCTGCAGTTGACAGGTATGAGAACGACAGGCAGCGTCACACCGCCGTTATCAACTTTTTGGGCACAACCAAAGACAAGAGGGTGGAGGACGAGAGCAGGAACACGGGCCCGACAACATTGGGGAATGGCTGGGAAGCTAAGGAGGAGGAGTACGGTGATGAATACTACTATGAAGATGAGTATCAAGATGACATGTCTGGAGACTACGAAGTGGAAATGCCACAAGGTAAGGCACAGTCACATATCTCATATTCTCACCATCTTAATTCAGTCAATACACTCTtcctttacagaaacaataaaatgtaattggTTTTTCTATTGTTGTTTTAGTTGCCATGTCAAGCAAGCCCAAAGACTCGTCTGCCATCCTGGAGGCTGAGAGCAAGaccaggagaggaaaggaaagaaagaaggggAGAGGGAAGGGAAAGAAGAGGGATCCTTGCCTGAAGAAGTATAAGGATTTCTGCATTCACGGCACCTGTCGGTACTTGAGGGACATCCGTGCTCCATCCTGTGTGTAAGTATTAGCTCTGTATCTACATGCATCGCCACTGCTCCTTCTTTTCAAGAATCGAACAGCTCACTGAATTATTAACCTCTGTGTCCCGTCTGCAGGTGCCACCCTGATTACTCAGGTGAGAGATGTGAGTTTTTCACCCTGCCTGTGCAGTCCCCTGAGGGCTACAACCGGACCACAGCCCTCGCTGTGGTGGCGGTAGTGCTGTCGTCCGTCTGCCTCACCATCATAGGGCTTTTACTAATGCTCAGGTAtctacagctacacacacaaagacac harbors:
- the hnrnph1 gene encoding heterogeneous nuclear ribonucleoprotein H isoform X2, translated to MADEGYVVRIRGLPWSCSVDEVQRFFSDCKIVNNGSGIHFTYTREGRPSGEAFVELETEEDLKIAVKKDRETMGHRYVEVFKSNNVEMDWVMKHTGPNCPETAGDGLVRLRGLPFGCSKEEIVQFFSGLEIVPNGITLPVDIQGRSTGEAFVQFASQDIAEKALKKHKERIGHRYIEIFKSSRAEVRTHYEPQRKPMGMQRPGPYDRPSGGRGYNMMGRGGSYDRMRRGGYGGGVSDGRYGDGGSSFQSTTGHCVHMRGLPYRATETDIYNFFSPLNPVRVHIEIGPDGRVTGEADVEFATHEDAVAAMSKDKANMQHRYVELFLNSTAGGSNGAYGSQMMGGMGNQSSYSGGQLSSGYSGGYSSQGNMGGYSDYIR
- the hbegfa gene encoding heparin-binding EGF-like growth factor a: MRIFRVVLLLVHALVVSRLASGAAVDRYENDRQRHTAVINFLGTTKDKRVEDESRNTGPTTLGNGWEAKEEEYGDEYYYEDEYQDDMSGDYEVEMPQVAMSSKPKDSSAILEAESKTRRGKERKKGRGKGKKRDPCLKKYKDFCIHGTCRYLRDIRAPSCVCHPDYSGERCEFFTLPVQSPEGYNRTTALAVVAVVLSSVCLTIIGLLLMLRFHKRGAYDVENEEKVKLGLVSNH
- the hnrnph1 gene encoding heterogeneous nuclear ribonucleoprotein H isoform X1; the protein is MADEGYVVRIRGLPWSCSVDEVQRFFSDCKIVNNGSGIHFTYTREGRPSGEAFVELETEEDLKIAVKKDRETMGHRYVEVFKSNNVEMDWVMKHTGPNCPETAGDGLVRLRGLPFGCSKEEIVQFFSGLEIVPNGITLPVDIQGRSTGEAFVQFASQDIAEKALKKHKERIGHRYIEIFKSSRAEVRTHYEPQRKPMGMQRPGPYDRPSGGRGYNMMGRGGSYDRMRRGGYGGGVSDGRYGDGGSSFQSTTGHCVHMRGLPYRATETDIYNFFSPLNPVRVHIEIGPDGRVTGEADVEFATHEDAVAAMSKDKANMQHRYVELFLNSTAGGSNGAYGSQMMGGMGNQSSYSGGQLSSGYSGGYSSQGNMGGYSDYSNQGGMGSSYYGSGGGGSRGSMNGLGGGWGM
- the rufy1 gene encoding RUN and FYVE domain-containing protein 1 gives rise to the protein MADEAGEVNTAVGDGEAKQQLPKVSGAATDGESGDSVGGGRTEKSAPTAAENSWSAPIVSLARKATETISSGVSYAAAQRKPSQGSAVSSPTEKEPENELNNTAKELPVVPAKDPMAIERSNLLSMLKLSIKVLIQSSLSLGRTLDSEFPPLQQFFVVLEHCLKHGLKSKKSFIGLNKSIWGPLELVEKLCPESVNIATSARDLPGIKTSLGRARAWLHLALMQKKVADYMKAVLDRKDLLSEFYDSGALMLEEEGAVMGGLLVGLNVIDANLCIKGEDLDSQVGVIDFSLYLKDPANAETPKDDTKMTAILDQKHYIEELNRHLSGTVSDLQAKMDSLEKTNSKLVEELTAATDRINSLREEQEHLRKENESILQSSQKKEEAALQDSQVELETYKQTRQGLDEMYNVVWKQYKEEKHIRQELERELELQVGLKQEMEVAMKLLEKDTHEKQDTLAALRLQLDQVKTLNVQMFHKAQDSKREAEKKQAQAVQLEQKMNEMEKAMMELEQRLQNSERERKRSDRSDEDMRLELEGKVDALQKQLTDLDTLRQGLETELRAEREQRQNLQKALQREQDNSTELRTQLQQLQGLHTELQNLKQEKKQLQQTCEQQEQALQEMGLHLSQSKLKMEDFKEVNKALKGHAWLKDDEATQCKQCQKEFSISRRKHHCRNCGDIYCNSCSSNELALPSYPRPVRVCDVCHSLLLQRSSSTGS